TACTATTTCTCCTTATAATTATCATAGTTTAAAAAATATTTTAAGTTATGGAATAACCATTCGAGATATTTTAACTCTTGGAGGCAATTATAAGGATAAAAAAAGATTTATTATGTATAAAGATTTGACTTTACAAAATAAACAACAATATGAAGAAGTGATTGCTATTGCTCATCAAGATATTAATCTTCATATAGACATCTTAAAAAAAGGATATATTGGTTTTAATATTCAAGATACAGAAAATGGATATGATATTATTTTTGGAAAGTAAGATGTATGGTTGGTAAATGGTAAAATTTGAATGTGAATATATCTTTATAGAAATAAAATTTAAAGAATATTATAAGAAATTTAAAACAATAATAATGTTATGACATAATAAAATAATTTTAGAAGAGGTGAAAAAAATGAAGAATAATGAACAATTAATGATTGTTGCAACAAATTGCTCAGAATATGCGCCTATTGATGATGGATTTTCTGCTACAATTGGCAGTGAATATGGTGCATCTTGTAAAAATTGTCATCACTGGGAAGATAATCGATGTCAAATAGATGTATTTGATGATGTGTTGACCAGTATAGATCAAGAATAATTTCTAAAAAAATAAAAATCCTTTGGGATTTTTATTTTTTTAGAAATTATCATGTATAATAATATTGTTAAGGGAAAAATCATGATGGAGAGTATCTATGAAAAAATATTTTTTGATAATTGGCATTATTTTAATGATTCATTTTTATTTTACAGGGAATGTACAAGCAGAGCAAGTATTGTATGATACTTACAAGGGAGAATTAAAGATTGAAATTCGGAGTTATACACCTAATTGGAGAGGAGAAAAATTAAAGCAGGTTTACGAAGAATTATTAAATAATGCTTATGGAGAAGAAATAAAATATTTAAGTACTATTAATTTATATCCTGATAATCCGTATGGGGGAGAAGAAGAAGGATTATATCATGGAGCTTATCAAAAAAAATCTTTTTTAAATTATTCTAATTATACTATGCAGAAAAATAGAACGATTGATTTGTTTAATATGAAAGAAAAAAATGATATACAGGATATTGCAAGAACGCTATCACATGAATATGGTCATCACTTTACTTTATATTATTTAATGCAATACGAAGGAAAAACTTTTGAACAGTGGAGAGATACTGATTATGCTAAGATAAGAGGTTTAACGCAAGATAAACGGGTAAGAAATGACTATAGTAATGGACATCAATGGAACATTACAGAAATAGCTGCAGAAGATTATGTACAATTGTTCGGATCTCTCACTGCTAAAAAACCTACATATTATGATGATATTGTTGAGAGAGCAGAAAAACAAACGTTAGATAAAAAATTAAATTGGAATAATCGTATATATAATATTTATCCTCAGGAAAATATGAATATTCCGCTAGCTAATAATATATTTCATCTGAGAGAATATTGGGAAAAAGCAACTAAATTGAAAGTAAATAGTGGAAATCAACCTCCTGAATCTGTGATAGTAGGCTTGACCGAAGTAAGAGATCTTGGATATAATAAAAAACAATATGTTCTTCAATGGACAAAAAGCTTAGATCAAGATTCGTCTGAACTTCTTTATACAGTAGTTGCTTTTGATGACAAACAACAAGAACTTATCCCCATTAAAACGGTAAGAGAGAGTCAAGAATTAAAGGCAGTTTTGGGAAGTATAAAAATAATTCAAAAAGATAAGATTGTGTTTTATAGCGATACGTTTGTTGATTCTCCTAAAACAATTTTTATATTTATAATGGATGAACAGGGAAATATTGTCTCTTCTAATGGTGTAAAGATAGATTTTAATCAACCTACTATAGTAGATTACGATGAACTTATAAATCAAAAAAAAATATTTTTACAAGAGAAGTCAGAGAATGCTCTAGATTTTATGAATACAGAAAAAGAGAAGAAATCAAAAAAAATTTTGATTAAAATTTTAAATTTTACAAGAGATTTATTAGAGAAAATTGATTAAAGGAGTTTTAAAATTTATGTCATGGATAGAGTGGGTACAATTATTGTTGATTATTATTGTTATAGGGTTTCCACCATACTTAGCAGCACTAGAAATTTTCAGAAAACTGCATCCTATTATTTTTATACTGGTGTCTATCATCTATTGGGTAGGTACAGCTTATACACAGCAAATAGTTCCTTTTTTACTAATTGTAATTCTTTTGATAAAGAAACAGAGGGAACAAAAAAAGTATGGACAAATTAATTTTTATAGAGAAAAAAAGATTTTTCATATAAAAGATTTTTTTTCTATTATTCTATTTACCATCTTATTAAGATATCCGATTGGAATATTAAATGCTTTTTATGTTTATCTTTTGGATATACTAGGAATAAGTGTGCAGCAACAAGAAATTATAGATATATTTATTAATTCTAAAAATATTTTATTAAATGTGTTATTATTTCTTTTAGTAGTAATAGTAGCACCTATCAATGAGGAATTCTCTTTACGCCATTATTTTTTTGGAAAAACTTTATCTAAGAGAGTAGGTCCTGTTTTTGCCGCTTTATTAAGTAGTGTTTTATTTACTCTTTTACATTATAATATTGCTGGAATACCTACTTTCTTTCTTTTAGGCTTGTATGCTTGTTATGTATATACTCAAAAAGGTTTTTGGGGAGCAGTTACTGTACATTTTGCTTTTAATCTAAGTTCCATATTATTTCTTTTTCTTTTATAAAACTATAAATATAAAGTTATCTTATTTAAGAAGATCTTAAACATAAAAAAATTTAAGATGAATTGGTTATTATTATAAAAAATAAATAGGAGGGTAAGGACATGGCAGTAAAAATTAAAGATGTAGCAAGAGAAGCAAATGTTTCAGTAGCAACGGTATCTAGAGTATTAAATGATGTACCTCTTGTAAATGAAGAGACAAAAAAGAGAGTGTTAGAGGCCATTGAAAAAACTGGATATAAACCAAATGCGATAGCTAGAAGCTTAAAAATTCAAAAAACAAATACTTTTGGGATTATGATTCCTGATATCACCGATTCTTTTTATACACAAGTGGTAAGAGGGGTTGAGGATATTTGTAGTATGTATGATTATAACATTATTTTATGTAACACAGATTTTAACTCTAAAAAGGAAGAGAAATACTTAGATGTTTTAATAGAAAAACAATGTGATGGAATTCTTTATATAGGAAAGGGAATTTCTGAGGAATTAAAAGAAAAAATGTTAAAAAGTAAAGTTCCACTAGTAGTTGGTGCTACCCATGATCATGAATATACTCTACCTAGTGTAATGATTGATAATGAGAAAGCTGCTTATGAGATGACAAAATTATTAATTTCACTAGGACATAAGAAATTAGCTCTTTTTTCTGATAGTGATACCAAATCTTTGGTTGCTAGAGAACGAGAAGAAGGATTTAAAAAAGCATTAAAAGAAAATAGATTAGAATTTCT
The Garciella nitratireducens DSM 15102 DNA segment above includes these coding regions:
- a CDS encoding CPBP family intramembrane glutamic endopeptidase, encoding MSWIEWVQLLLIIIVIGFPPYLAALEIFRKLHPIIFILVSIIYWVGTAYTQQIVPFLLIVILLIKKQREQKKYGQINFYREKKIFHIKDFFSIILFTILLRYPIGILNAFYVYLLDILGISVQQQEIIDIFINSKNILLNVLLFLLVVIVAPINEEFSLRHYFFGKTLSKRVGPVFAALLSSVLFTLLHYNIAGIPTFFLLGLYACYVYTQKGFWGAVTVHFAFNLSSILFLFLL
- a CDS encoding LacI family DNA-binding transcriptional regulator, whose protein sequence is MAVKIKDVAREANVSVATVSRVLNDVPLVNEETKKRVLEAIEKTGYKPNAIARSLKIQKTNTFGIMIPDITDSFYTQVVRGVEDICSMYDYNIILCNTDFNSKKEEKYLDVLIEKQCDGILYIGKGISEELKEKMLKSKVPLVVGATHDHEYTLPSVMIDNEKAAYEMTKLLISLGHKKLALFSDSDTKSLVAREREEGFKKALKENRLEFLKEWYRVDSANVSGGYKMMEDLLKENNLPTAIVVTSNDDAALGAIRKAIEVGIKVPEDISISGFNDFYISEWVKPSITTIAQPMYDIGAVSARMLIKMLNNEELNEKNIIVPYELIQRESTAPPK